From the Anguilla anguilla isolate fAngAng1 chromosome 8, fAngAng1.pri, whole genome shotgun sequence genome, one window contains:
- the LOC118233095 gene encoding E3 ubiquitin-protein ligase RNF152-like yields the protein METLSQDSPLECQICFNRYSPRHRPKVLDCQHTCCSVCLTQMGAGQREVRCPWCRAVTRLPAGQPVSHLPDDPDAIAFIAVQRTQHTPVFIRLSSNGCYTLPLTGGDERGGPAVGRTNERQKGVAMVALPMVERERGRRGATWSGVCTVLLVAFILLFLLIIILHNMSCVSKRFTVISCG from the coding sequence ATGGAGACGCTCTCACAAGACTCCCCTTTGGAATGCCAGATATGTTTCAACCGCTACAGCCCGCGACATCGGCCCAAGGTGCTGGACTGCCAGCAcacctgctgctctgtgtgcctgACCCAAATGGGGGCGGGGCAACGGGAAGTGCGGTGTCCCTGGTGTCGCGCCGTCACTAGGTTGCCAGCCGGCCAACCTGTGTCCCATCTCCCGGACGACCCGGACGCTATTGCCTTCATCGCCGTGCAACGCACGCAGCACACACCAGTCTTCATCCGGTTGTCTAGCAATGGTTGCTACACGCTGCCCCTGACAGGTGGGGATGAACGGGGAGGGCCTGCAGTGGGGAGAACGAACGAGCGCCAGAAAGGTGTGGCCATGGTGGCGCTGCCCATGgtggagcgggagagagggaggcgagGGGCCACCTGGTCTGGGGTCTGCACTGTGCTCCTGGTGgccttcatcctcctcttcctcctcatcatcatcctgCACAACATGTCCTGTGTCTCTAAGCGTTTCACAGTCATCTCCTGTGGCTGA
- the LOC118233078 gene encoding bucky ball-like: MEDTSIPPHSTGNGQPHQNPVNHTRPFFYVHPPNQQFYYHHWQFTNPYGHYGAIPGTGVPFGRPYVAPYPYMTCPGYIMPHAPMRPMDYRRMFNPNTSPGTACDVRFHPQARACRETTTSETQTEARDAVSKLMVRLGGLRASEEASEENEQDSGVVSQTSDMFLHSGQGPSREEQREDPEAEVCPAAEATLRGELSPPAATPRGLSTVTRHVAGSSPGHVEEVIRQGVWSVGVDDGVLPLDSSSQYEESEGEPMPDESVSFPAPEKQHLATAWSNCPKSDHEENKGNGAAGTQPVCKPGGPQACGEVTPERLPSTHPAKDSEPRGNVPSPEKAGVTGVQEEPVLNTENLPYRILRLPCDEVTTAGVLPRDGPLWPGDATPCAAAALPRAGYLPSLGDGFLYSYYPPVAPERQSVLSPSLDELSSRDDMFSTDLEDVESVSGTAYVGEGVSAQAAAGASDPGDEDEGGRWEEEERPARETRLCVACGSCLNGDSRRGKSMGMGTWAYPQNDKEVVEEDEVDDGDCDGYDDEDDLPKDACESWEVPVRKLHCPVRHTQSSCVPWQKLKNAYSCEPLDPSGLEEQEQSYPRGPPCCEGYKAPTKPDKCKGPNLNGTQSRPHSDKPQGGDRVATGQENWESCGIKPRQKFWKPYPSSRGRVRPARRRGGYKTFVPQRFRRDYEDEEEEEELTRFQRGRGSTKRRGARY, translated from the exons ATGGAAG ACACGAGCATTCCTCCTCACTCTACGGGAAATGGGCAACCACACCAAAATCCAGTTAATCACACAAGGCCGTTTTTCTACGTTCATCCACCTAATCAGCAGTTTTACTACCACCACTGGCAATTTACTAACCCGTATGGGCACTATGGCGCCATTCCGGGAACAG GTGTTCCTTTTGGGCGGCCATACGTTGCTCCCTATCCTTACATGACATGTCCTGGCTACATCATGCCGCACGCTCCGATGCGGCCCATGGATTACAGGAGAATGTTTAACCCAAACACGTCGCCTGGCACGGCCTGCGATGTTCGCTTCCACCCGCAGGCCCGCGCGTGTCGGGAGACGACCACCTCGGAGACGCAGACCGAGGCCAGGGACGCCGTGAGCAAGCTGATGGTGCGGCTGGGCGGGCTCCGGGCGAGCGAGGAGGCCTCGGAGGAGAACGAGCAGGATTCCGGGGTGGTGTCCCAGACCTCCGACATGTTCCTGCATTCCGGGCAGGGCCCGTCCCGCGAGGAACAGAGGGAGGACCCCGAGGCGGAGGTGTGTCCGGCTGCGGAAGCCACGCTGCGGGGCGAGCTGTCACCCCCGGCCGCCACACCACGCGGACTGTCGACCGTGACCCGGCATGTTGCGGGTTCGAGCCCGGGCCATGTGGAGGAGGTGATCCGGCAGGGGGTCTGGTCTGTGGGGGTTGATGATGGGGTCCTACCTCTCGACAGCTCCTCCCAATATGAGGAGAGCGAAGGGGAGCCAATGCCGGATGAGTCCGTTAGTTTCCCCGCCCCCGAGAAGCAGCACCTAGCCACAGCCTGGTCCAACTGTCCCAAGAGCGACCATgaagaaaacaaaggaaatggtGCAGCTGGAACCCAGCCTGTTTGCAAACCAGGAGGCCCACAGGCCTGTGGGGAAGTGACACCAGAAAGGCTGCCATCAACCCACCCGGCCAAAGATTCGGAGCCAAGAGGGAACGTTCCCTCACCTGAGAAGGCAGGTGTGACAGGCGTTCAGGAAGAGCCCGTCCTGAACACAGAGAACCTGCCGTACCGGATCCTGCGTCTGCCGTGCGACGAGGTGACGACGGCGGGAGTGCTTCCGAGGGACGGCCCCCTGTGGCCCGGAGACGCCACGCCCTGCGCAGCCGCTGCGCTCCCTCGGGCCGGTTACCTGCCATCGCTCGGAGACGGCTTCCTCTACAGCTACTACCCCCCTGTGGCTCCAGAGCGACAGAGCGTCCTCAGCCCCTCCCTGGACGAGCTGTCCTCCAGGGACGACATGTTCTCCACGGACCTCGAGGACGTGGAGTCCGTCTCGGGGACAGCCTACGTCGGTGAGGGGGTGTCTGCCCAGGCGGCTGCGGGGGCTTCGGACCCCGGGGACGAAGACGAGGGGGGCCggtgggaggaagaggaacgCCCCGCTCGTGAAACGAGGCTGTGTGTCGCTTGCGGGTCGTGCCTGAATGGAGACTCCAGGAGGGGCAAATCCATGGGGATGGGAACATGGGCCTATCCACAAAATGACAAAGAGGTGGTTGAAGAAGACGAGGTAGATGACGGAGACTGCGATGGTTACGACGATGAAGATGACTTGCCGAAAGACGCTTGTGAGAGCTGGGAGGTGCCCGTCAGGAAGCTGCATTGTCCTGTAAGGCACACGCAGTCCTCTTGCGTCCCATGGCAGAAGCTAAAAAATGCCTACAGCTGTGAACCATTAGACCCGAGCGGTCTGGAGGAGCAGGAACAGAGCTACCCCAGAGGGCCACCGTGCTGTGAAGGGTACAAGGCTCCCACTAAACCAGACAAGTGCAAAGGGCCGAATCTGAATGGTACTCAGTCCAGGCCTCACTCAG acaaaccacagggaggggacagagtTGCCACAGGCCAGGAAAATTGGGAGAGTTGTGGCATCAAACCAAGACAAAAGTTCTGGAAACCATATCCCTCATCAAGAGGGCGAG TGAGGCCCGCGCGCAGACGGGGGGGCTACAAGACGTTCGTGCCTCAGAGGTTCAGGAGGGACtacgaggacgaggaggaggaggaggaattaACGCGCTTCCAGAGGGGCAGAG GGTCCACTAAAAGAAGAGGCGCAAGATACTAA